The following nucleotide sequence is from Salvia splendens isolate huo1 chromosome 2, SspV2, whole genome shotgun sequence.
AATCCATGCAatgtttttccattttcttgACTGCCCTGTATAATGCTGTTAAACAGTTGCCTCTTGATGCTAGGATCACCATTGTATTTGGATGAATAACTGTGTGGGGCACGGAAACTACAAGATAGATCTTCTTTGTCTTTCTGTTTTATATGCTGTTCTTGCTTGCATATACTCCCTGGTACGCTTTACTTTGTGGTGCATCCTTCTTACCTTTGTCTCATCTGCATTCACACTTTGATATGAATCATTTGATCGACCTTGTGTTATTTTAGGTATTGCTTGTTGGAAGTGCGACAGTTTATTCTCATCAAGACAGTGAAGACTCTTCCAGAATAATACATGTGATTACTTCTAGTtcgttttttgttttattactttcTCTGGATTTATATTCTGTTGTAATGACTAAGGATTTATGTTCTCTATTGTACTGACTAAGGATTTATGTTCAGGTTAATTCAGGTTTACTGTTGGTACCCTTGTGTTTGGCGCTAGGATTTTTCCTCGGGTGGCActtctatcttattttacaAAACAAGACTACAATCGAGGTTTTTTTATAGTAGTTTCCCTCTACTTAATTTCGACCAAAAAGAATAGtctgaatttattttttgtctTGGCAGTACTATGACGGTGTAAGAGCGATGTGGCTTGCTGAGAAAGGAGGCCAGATCTATTCACATCCTTATGATATTTGAGAATTTGACAGCAGTTAGTGCTCTTTCTGTATCTTGTTTGCTGCTTCACGATCCTTTAGTAACATCTTTGTGGAAAACTCGAAAAGAATTTTACTTGTAAAACCTAATTGGTTGTCTTCATTCATCTGGGTCCAAAAGTTCAGTGCTGGCTTTGCCCCAGTTCAGGACATATTGGGTCTGGCCTTCGATTCAAAACTAAGTACGATGCCCTCATGGGATTATCAACTCCAGATTGACGAGGAGTTTGTGGCTCCAGATAAATACACTCAATACTCTGCTGATGATGATGGTAAGTGATggttccgcgaatttctgatgttaataaatgctggtagagaaggaagattatgacacagaatttacgtggttcgatttactgaagtaaatctacgtccacgggaagaagggagggcaagattgtattgcttgatctgggattacagcttacaacacagacttgctatatggtattttatctctagagagcttaacccttttctatctgatctaagttctatttatacattgaactaaggtcgtggtttgcagccccactaacaagatcgtgggtgagcaataactgctcaataactgcttcgtaccactaaatagatcgtgggtatagcggaggtcgtggaggcctttcatgagtccactaactcctagttcggtcgaatgctgagaccgaactgctggactttaccgatcagctcttgccgatctgagaggagagcttgactggtcggcttttaccgagctgtaggctgagtccgaactcttgggtcgtgccgaactctttggtgccgaacagatactctttcttgggctctgggctgatgggccgtcactgttattgggcttgccattagggtttagttcgtaccccatcactacccccccccgaaaagcgaagtgaatcacttcggcgaggtgagtcacttcggcattctggataatggtaagaaaaatgtcttcttcttcttcggagtcgggtagcggtaggaaaggggataaggggtcttctggccggaaagagtccggggagaagactgtagaGTATTTccctagtattttgagtaaggatactgtgatatccctacccgaaaaatacttttttcctggggggaaggcggtggtacctgacggtgatcatagggctgactccccgccggaggggtacgccaccgtgtacgaggcctgcttagaatgcgggcttcgtttccccctcccttctgcctttatagatttactagatttttttcagcttcctttaggccaagtgactccgaactcttggaggcacttgtcggccttcgctgccgaactccgtaggttaggaagggatttgtctttgaaggcgatccttaaattctttcaatttaagaggaaggggtcttggttttacttgatcccgttacagccctttagggccttttgtaaaacgaagtggccgaagtggcaaaatcgcttcttctactatgataggaccgcggctcctagttttccctggagagggccggagtccgttatccgtcatcctcggcctgaaccgttggacgagctcgatggcgagctcaacaagattcccatagttaggaaacaatacacggagtctgagctcgtcaagggcgacgtcgtgttcgacatctcgtcttcggacgaagaggccgagggtgaggatttctctttatctttatgctctactgctttaacgaagaaaacctgactttgctttcttgctttttggcagtgtacatgctgagtaaggctagccgcaaatcttcggagcccaaggagccggagaggccgaaaaccaccagctcggcgtctgatgccgagaggactccgaaaaggcaaaaaacctcttcggatccgaagaagccggagtcgacttcggcaaaggggaaggggagggcccagaagcccccgagagtgccagagaaagatgtggtcttggcgcctccttcggaacatatctgtgagccgtttttatggcccacggacttcgccgaggtgaactctcttcttgattttctggccttgctttttttcctgtattttttgtggcccctttgttgacttttttctttatccattttcagaggaacgatatgctctccaagctcgtcgccgtcgaactctccaaagcgtccaatgactatgctgagatgcagaggaagttggcggctgcttgtcatcgggccgaacaggctgaggctaactttgagaaggccagagctgctaggatttcggcccaggatgaagctcagtttgccaaaaaccagctcgtcatccagcgagagcagacgaaacggagggatactgccgccgtggctgcccagggggaggctctccgtgtttacacggagaaactctttttgagcagccagttctcggcctttgtcggtagtctggtaaggctaattgccgataagggcgagcagggggccgacgtcgtgctgcctctgtacagccgagagatagcagctcggcttcagaatctgccgctccttgaggagctcgcttcatcttcggtcctgctttctgcagaccgagtccggagttgccgagctgatcgggacgagaacctggaggctatctttgcctccgtgggacccgtttcacccgcttcgacttacaacggagagggtgaggccgagccgccggagctggaggccgaagtcgagcgggccgggcatccggagaaggaggccgatcaggaggcggaggcgaggccggcaggaggcgaggccggggCTGAGGTagttcaggagaaagaagctgaaccagaccaaggagccggagacgaagctggcggagtatgatttcgtctcccttctctt
It contains:
- the LOC121777956 gene encoding probable protein S-acyltransferase 16: MLNAVVFTFIALVSISSYRRAIYTDPGWAPSSFVPDVEDAGTPIHEIKRKPAQRVGIVLFLQKCRQGGDLRYCQKCSHYKPPRAHHCRICNTNRCVLRMDHHCIWMNNCVGHGNYKIDLLCLSVLYAVLACIYSLVLLVGSATVYSHQDSEDSSRIIHVNSGLLLVPLCLALGFFLGWHFYLILQNKTTIEYYDGVRAMWLAEKGGQIYSHPYDI